Below is a window of Allomuricauda ruestringensis DSM 13258 DNA.
ACAACAAACACTTTGACCGAAACAACCTCTTTTTATGTTTCAGCTTCCGCCAACGGATGTGAATCTGAACGAGTTGAGGTCATCGCTACAATAGACAACGAACTCTCACCTGGTGTTCCTATCGAAGGTCTGACGGTGTGCAACGTTTCGAGTGATGAAGGTCCCACTAGTTTTGATTTGGACGATGGTCTGATGGGCCAGGATGCAGGAACATGGGCCGTGGTTACCGATCCTTCCAACGGAGAAATAGTCCTTGATGCGGATAATACCGTTGATTTTACAGGATTGCCCAGCGGGGCGTATGTGTTTGAGTATACAACCGATACCGTGGGGTCCTGTGCCGATACTTCATCGGCTCAGGTGACCATTACCGTGCAGGATTGCATTTCCAATGAAGCTATAGATTTGGCCATCACCAAAACAGTGCAGGGCAATTCTTCTTACTTGGTGGGTGAGGAGATAGTTTTTGTGATCAGTGTGGAAAATGTTGATGGAAACACGGTAACGGACATCGTAATTTCGGATGTACTTGATGAAGATTTTGAATTTATCGATGCCGAAGCATCCATTGGAAACTATGATGCCAATACTGGGGAATGGACGATTGCGCAATTGGAAGCAACAGATGCAGAAGCATCACTTACAATAACGGTAAGGGCAACAAATGCTGGAGATATTTCGAATACGGCGACATTGGAGTCCTCCATACCGGCAGACAATGAGATCACTGATAATAATTCGGATTCCGTTACGGTAACCATTAATAGAAACCAATGTGAAGACCCAGGAACCATTTGTACTATTTTTTCGCCCAACAGCGATGGACGTAACGATACATTGACCCTTGTGAATCATGAAGATTTTGAAGATAACACTTTCGAAGTATTCGATCGCTATGGGAACAGCGTCTTCCAAATGGATGGTTATGACAGTTCGTGGGACGGAACAGGTAAGAACGGAGATTTGCCCAAAGGCACCTATTTTTATATCCTAGATCTTAATGGAGATGGAACGGACGTGGTAAAAGGGTGGATTCAAATTGTAAGGAACAACTAAAATGCCAGATAAAACAGGTTTTTCAACAAACAGAATTGTTCTAGTAGTGCTTTTTATGGCTGTGGGTTTTGCCTATGCACAAAAAGAACCACAGTATACCCAGTACATGTACAATATCGGTAGTTTTAACCCAGGCTACGTAGGTACGGTGGAAAGTCCTGAAATTATTGGGTTGTACCGCGCACAATGGGTGGATATCCCTGGAGCACCAACAACCATACGTGGAGGGGCCAATATTCCATTCAACAACGAAAAAATGGGACTGGGCATCAATATTGTAAACGATGTTTTGGGACCATCCACACAAACCTATTTTGATGTGGCCTATTCCTACCAAATTCAATTATCGGAAGACACCAAGCTCTCCTTTGGACTCAATGCAGGAGGTTCGTCCTTGAATATTGATTATTCCAAAGGTACTTTTGAAGACCCATCGGACGGTTCCATCTTAGGAGGGAATTATAGTAATTTCTATCCGACCGTGGGTGCAGGACTTTTTATGTATCACAAAGAAGATTGGTATTTGGGGGTTTCGGTTCCCAATTTTTTGACCAATGCCCTATATAATGATGAAGTGGCGACCATTGTAGAAGATAATATGCAATTCAATGCCATTGGGGGCTACGTGTTCGAGTTGGGAGAGCAAACCAAATTTAAACCAGCTTTTTTGGTGAATTATCTCCAAGGCTCCCCGGTAACGGTAAACCTATCGGCCAATTTTCAATTTATTGATGCATTGACCATCGGAGCTTCATACAGGTTTGATAATGCCGTGAGCGGATTGGCAGGTTTCCAGATTTCCAACGGAATGTTTATTGGATACTCTTACGATTATAACACCAATGGTTTGGGCGAGTACAGCGGCGGTTCCCACGAAGCCATTTTAAAATTTTATATTGGAAGAGGTGGTTTTGACTTTGGAAACAATAAATCAAAAAACAAGAAACAAAACAATAAAGGTAAGCAGATAGATTCCCCAAGATTTTTCTAACATGAACCATACAAAAAAAATACAGATAACACTTTTGGTATCCCTACTGGGTGTGGTTTTCTGCTTTGCCCAAAAAAAGAAGTCCCAAGGCGATGTTTTCTTTTTTCAATACGAATACCAAAAAGCAGTCAATGCATACGAAGAAGATCTTTCTGAAGGTGTATTGACCAAGCAGCAGTTCCTGAACCTTGCGGACGCTTATTTTGAAACAAATAATTACGACAAGGCTTCGGAAGCCTACATGAAAATCTATGACCAAGACACCTTGATGGACACGCACCATTACAATAAAATGTTGCAGAGCCTATCCAAAAGTCCGAATGTCGAAGGAAAAGAAGACTTTTTAACCAATATATCATCAAGTTTTCCAAAGGAACTGATGGAGAACATGGAATTCAATAATCAGTTGTTGCAGAACGGTGCCGAAGCGAATCAGTTGGAGTACGAAATCTTCAATTTGGAGGGCAATAGTCCCCAAACAGATTTTGCCCCTAGTTTTTACAATGATAAGTTATTGTTCTCCAGCGGGCGTCAAGTCAACAAAAAACTACGATACGAACCGGGTAACGAAGGCTATTTCAATATTTATGAGTCCGAAATACAACCAACGGGCCAAATTACTGCGCTGCAATCTTTTCAGGAACTAAAGGAAACCGATTACCATGAGGCTACACCATTGTATTCATCTGGCTTGAACAGTGTATTTTATGTGTTGTCCAACACCCAAGATGGAGAACTTGCCTTTGATGAAAATGGCAAAAATGCCTTGGCCATTGCAAAACAGACCATTGGAGGTTCCTACCAGTTGTTGCTAAAGGATTTGAGCACCTCTTTCTATTACCCTTTTTACGATGATGCCAACGGAAAACTCTACTTTTCTGCCGATTTTGAAGAGGGCTACGGAGGAACGGACATTTATTTTGTGTACACCAACAATGGACAGGTAATGTCCGCCCCTATCAATTTAGGGCCACGTATCAATTCATCAGGTAACGAGGTTGCCCCATTTATATTTGAGAACAGTTTTTACTTTGCTTCCGATGTGTTTTATGGCCTTGGTGGCATGGACATCTATAAATCCAACATTGAAGGCGAAGGTTTTGGAATCCCTATTAATTTGGGAACACCTATTAATACTGAATTCGATGATTTTGGAATGATCATTAGAAATGATGGTGATGGTTTGTTGGGGTACTTCACATCAAACCGTGAAGGAGGAAAAGGAAAAGATGATATTTACGGCTTTAAGGTTGACGAAAAGCCTGGCCTCAAGACCATTACCTTTAAAGGAACCGTTGTGAATGCGAGCAATGCAAACGAAGTAGTTTCCAATGCAGCAGTAAGTCTTTGGGATATGAATGGGGAAATGTTGGCAGAAACAAGTTCGGATGAAGAAGGGCAATATCGATTGGAAATTCCATACGAAACCGAATTGATTTTGGATGCATCCAAAGAGCGCTATTCAAGATACATTAAAAAGTTCAATCAAGATGAACTCGAAGCCTTGCAAAATAACACTTTTGATGTGCCAATTTCCTTTTACAATGATATGGTAGAAGAGCGCGAGGGCCAGAAAGTGGTGAAGATGGACGATTTCTATTTTAGCACCAGCTCTACGCAATTAACGGATGATATCAAAAATGAACTGAACACGGTGGTGGACTTTGTGAAAGCTTTTCCGCAGGCTCAACTTAGAATTGAAACTTATACTGACAGTAGGGGAGGCAGCAGCACTAATTTTAGACTTACCCAAATGCGCTCAGATGCTATAAAAAAATATTTGGTGGAAAGCGGTGTGCCTGCTAGCAATATCCTATATTCCGTAGGTTATGGAGAGGACAAAATCTTGAACAACTGCACCAACGGCGTATTCTGCTTGGAAACATTGCACAAAAAGAACCAACGTTCTTTGATCGTGGTCCTAAATGATAATGTGTTGTTTGATTAAGCTATAGCAACAACATCCAGCAATAGTAGAGTGCAAAAAGCGATAGAAAAACCATTCCACAGTAGGTAAGTACTTTTAGTCCCATTTTGGGTTTGTGCTCATCGGGAACATCTTTTCCGGTTACCGTTTTTAGGTTCATCCATCCCAATAGCGGCGCAAAAACAAAGGACACAAAAGTGGCCAAGGCAACGAGTTTGCCCATATTGGCACTAAAAAGACTGATTACAATCCAATTGATCCAGGCCATTACGATTACCATCAAGGCGAAAGCATGTTTCTGGTCGTAGATGTTTTTCTTAGGATATAGTTTTTGAAGCACGTCCAAACTCACACGGGAAATAGCGTCATGGGCGGTCATGCACGTACTGAACATGGTCGCAAAAGCAGCTACGGCAATAAAAAAGTAGGCCCAGCTCCCAATATGTGTGGTGAACAGATTGACCAACTGGTCGGCAAAAACCACAGCGTTGCCGCTGAGTTTGGTCCCCGTACCATACAGGGTCATCCAACCGATAATCATAAAAAACAACGCTAAAACTGCCGTTAATATATAACCTACATTAAATTCTTGAAGGGCAAGTTTAAGCGTAGGCTTGTTCTTCATGGTCTTTAGGTTTTCCATGCCCCAAAGGCTCACCCATCCTGATGCCTCTACGGCTGTAGGCATCCATCCGACCAAGCCGATCAAAAACAAAATACCGACTTCATTAAAAATTTCGGGTCTCTGGTACGATTCGGCATTCGGTACAGGACCTTTTTGCAGTACCATAAGGGTTGTAATCAACAGCGCTATAAAAAGTATGGAGATAACTGCCTTTAGGGAACGTTCCAAAAACTGGTACTTACCAATAATCAGCAATAAGCTAATAAATACAAAAAGGCAAAACGAAATGGTCCCAGCTCCCACGGAGGTTACACCAAACAAATTCATGAATAAACCTGCCGTTACCACATAAAGAGCCGCTAAAATCGTAAAAGTGGAAATTAGGGTGACAAAGGCATAGATGTACAAATAGGTTTTGCCCAAGTTGGTATATCCTTCTATCAAACTTTTTTCTGTAACAGTGGTGTATCGTACCCCAAATTCAAAAAAAGGATACTTAAGCAAGTTGGCCAAAAGAATGGGAATTACCATGACCCATCCATATTGGGCTCCCGCTTTGGTAGAGAGTACCAAATGTGAGGTGCCAATGGCCATACTGGCAAACAACAGGCCAGGGCCAAGTGCTTTCAACAATGCCTTCATGCAGCTTGTTTATTAATTTTTAAGGCAGGAAGATATGTTTTTTTGTTGAAAGTTTTTTGTTTCGGGATGTGTTGAGTCACTTCAATTTGAAGCATTGAAAAAGAAAGGTCAGTTCGAACACAAATTATTTTGCTGATAAGAATCCATACTCGATGTTATTTTATCTGTTATGATGTTGACAACGTCACCCTGAACTTGTTTCAGGGTCGCATAAGGATGCTCATATTCAGTGGGATGAGATGCTGAAATAAGTTCAGCATGACACCAAAACCATTTATTCTTTCCCTAAAAGTGATTTCTGGAACAATTTAAAGATACGGGTATACTCGTCCGTCCAACTGCTGGGTTCCACAAAGCCGTGTCGTTCCACTGGATAAACCGCCATTTCCCAGTTTTCCTTGCCGAGTTCAATCAAACGTTGGGAAAGTCGAACCATATCCTGAAAGTGTACATTATCATCTACCATCCCATGAAGAATTAAAAGGTCGCCCTTTAATCCATCCGCAAAATAAATGGGAGAACTACGCTTGTAGGCCAAGCTATCGGTAGCAGGCGTGTTTAAAATTCGTGCCGTATAGCCATGGTTGTATGCCGCCCAATCGCCAACGGAACGAATCGCCCCGCCAGCACTGAAGGTATCAGGTGCGTTGAACATGCCCATCAAGGTGATAAATCCACCATAGGAACCTCCATAAATACCAATCTTATCGGTATCGATGCCATATTCATCCATCAACATTTTGGCGCCATCTACTTGATCGGACAAATCCTTGCCGCCCATGTGCCTGTAAATACCGGTTCGCCAATCTCTACCGTAACCTGCACTTCCGCGGTAATCAATATCAAGTACCGTATAACCATTGTCCACCAAAAGGTTGTGGAACATATACTCCCTAAAATAGGAACTCCACCACTTGTGTGCATTCTGCAGGTAACCTGCACCGTGTACAAAAATCACAGCGGCTTTGTTTTTGACCGAAGCTTCGGGTTGATACAATCTTGCGTGGACTTCTGCGCCATCGGATGCGTTGAAGGTGATAATTTCTGGGTCTTTCCAATCGTAGGCATTAAAGTCATCAGTATTGGAATTCGTAATTTGCTCTGCTTGAGGGTTTCCATTAGTCTCAACAGGATTGTCTTTGATGAACAATTCCGTAGGCTTGTTGGAGTAGGAGTAGAGAATGGCCATTTTTTCCTCGTTGGGGGAAAGCACCACATCGTTTCTACCCACCATATTGGTCAATTGTTCCCATTTTCCACCTTTGAGTGGCATGGAATAGAATTGACGATCACCAGGATGGGTTTTGTTGGAAGTAAAATACCAGCTGTTTTTATCTTTTGATAGAAAAGCATCATAAATTTCAAATGCCCCAGAGGTCAAGGCCTTGGATTTTTTGTTGTTGATGTCCATGGTGTACAAATGGGAATACCCTGTTTTTTCGGACATGAACCAAATTTTCTTGTCATCGGGCATCCATCCCAAATCTCCCCCTCGGTAGCGGCCTATGCCTGGGCCACCAATCCAAGCTTCATCATGTTGGCGGTCCAATGGTTCCACAGTTCCGGATTTAGGGTCTAGTAGCACAATCCATCTGTCCTTATAATCATTGGCCTGAATATCCAAAATGGCTTTACTGCCATCCGTGTTCCAGGCAGGTCCGTTAATATATCCGATACGGTCCTCGTTTTCATAGGTTTTGTCCGGATAATCCTTGGTGTACTCCGGAACATAGTCCAGACCCTCCAGATTATCCAAAACCACGGGATAGTTTTTGCGGTTTTCCACATCGTACACAAACATTTCGTATTGTGTGGGCTCGTCACCTACTTTGGAACGGGTGTTTTGATCTTCGGTATATCCCGATTCGGTTACAAAATGTGGAACTATGGTTCCCTTGGAATCCGGTCTGTCCATCAAAATGTAGGTTACGTACGAACCCGATGGGTCCATCTCAAGGCTGATAACTTGTTTTCCGCCCGTTTCAATTTCCAAAGGCTCCAAGGACTCCAGTTTTTTACTGATCTGCTCCCCAGTATCCTTTTTTGCTTTGCGCTCTTGTAGTACATCAAAAATATCCAATTGATCCTGGTAGAGCCATTCATCCTTAGAATCACGATTCGGCTCTCCATCTTTAGATTTTACAAAGTGAGTTTTCTGTTCTATCAACCCCGAATCTATATTCCAAGTATAAAGCTCTCCATCTCTCACAAAGGCAATGCTTTTTCCATCATCGGTAAAATGTGGATTGCTTTCCCTTTCTTGGGTTTTGGTTATGGTTTTGGATTGATAGGTGCTAAGATCTAAAAGGAAAATATCCCCATTTTTTGAATACACGGCCTCCGTTTTTGCTTGGTTGTATGTTAATCTAGATGAGGGAAGTGCGTTGGCCTCTAAAAAGCCCAGTTTTTCAATGTTTTTATGGTCAATGGAGTAAGCATATAGCGAATCGCTCATTGCGTTGTTCGGATTCCAATCAAAATACAAAGTTTTCCCATCTGTGGACCAATAGGGGGTGGATGGCCTATGCCCGACAAAGTCATCTCCCTGCATAATATCTTTGATTTTTAAGGTGGAGATGTTTCCTTTTTGAGCAAACAAAGTGTTCAAAGTGATAAGAAAAAGTACGAATGGCGTAAAAAATCTTCCCATAATTATCCCGAGGTTTAGGGGGTTCGTTCTTCAAATATCGGGTATTTTGATGAGTTTATATTATCAACTATTAAAATGAAAATTTGATAAAACTTCCTGTTTTTATTTATGGAAAAAGTATCTTTAAAACGCACTAGTTGCACAAAACATCAATTTACCCCTTTTCGATTATAGGGTAATGCGTTGATTTAAAGCAAAATAAAACTAAACCAAACTTATATCCATGCAGATTATAGAGAATTCCACGGTCTACGATGCCATTATTGTGGGCTCTGGAGCAGGTGGCGGTATGTCGGCGAAAGTTTTGTCGGAGGCCGGCCTAAAGGTTGCCGTAGTGGAGGCGGGTCCGTTTTTCGACCCTGCCATGCCGGAGCACCAGACCCAATTAAAGTGGCCCTACGAGAGCCCTAGGCGTGGCAAGAGCACGCGTTTCCGACCCTTTGGGGATTTTGATGCCGCTTACGGTGGTTGGGACATCGAAGGTGAGCCCTATACCCAGAAAGACGGTACCCAGTTCGAATGGTTCCGCTCCCGGATGCTCGGTGGGCGTACCAACCACTGGGGAAGGATTTCACTTCGTTTTGGGCCAAAGGACTTTAAGCACAAAGATGAGGACGGCCACGGCGACAACTGGCCCATAGGTTATGAAGATGTAAAGCCGTATTACGATAAGGTGGACAAGATGATCGGGGTGTTCGGCACCAACGAAGGCCTTCCCAACGACCCGGACGGTTTTTTTCTGCCACCGCCCAAACCAAGATTGCACGAGCTTTTTTATATCAAAGGAGCACGCAAGAGCAACATTCCCGTGTATCCGTCGCGGATGTCCATGCTGACCAAGAAAATCAATAACGACCGCGGGGTGTGCTTCTACTGTGGGCAATGTAATAGAGCCTGCCAGGTATATGCTGATTTCTCTGCAGGGACATGTTTAATTTTTCCTGCGCAGAAAAATGGAGGACAAATCGATCTTTTTGTGAATTGCATGGTTCGTGAGGTCAATACCGATGAAGAAGGTAGAGCCACAGGAGTGTCCTACATTAACAAAGAAGATCGTAAAGAATATAAATTGAAAGGAAAAGTAGTGGTACTGGGTGCCTCGGCCTGTAGTTCTGCTCGTATCCTTCTCAATTCAAAAAGTAAGCAACACCCGAATGGATTAGGGAACAGCAGTGACGTTGTGGGTAGGTATCTGCACGATTCAACGGGTGCTGATAGAGCTGCATTTATTCCCGATTTGATGAACCGAAAGGTTTCCTATAACGAAGATGGTGTAGGAGGTATGCATGTGTACTCACCTTGGTGGGGTGATAATTCCAAGTTGGATTTTCCACGTGGTTACCACATTGAAGTTTGGGGCGGTATGGGTATGCCCAGTTACGGATTCGGTTTCAATGTGAACGAGTTCAATAAGTTCTTCGGGACCAAGGTGGGCGGCTATGGCGACGTACTGCGCAGCGATGCCAAAAAATACTACGGTGCCGTAGTGGGCATGGCCGGTCGGGGAGAATCCATTGCAAGGAAGGAGAACTATTGTGAAATAGACCCGACCACGGTGGACGAGTTCGGTATCCCAGTGCTGCGGTTCAACTACAAATGGAGCCAGTACGAAATCAACCAGGCCAAGCACATGCAAGATACTTTTGAGGAAATCTTGACCAATATGGGTGGTGAGTTTATGGGGGAAAAACCAGGTAAAGACATCAATTATGGTTTGCACAACCCTGGAAACATTATCCACGAGGTTGGAACAACTAGAATGGGAGATGACCCGAAAACATCAGTGACCAATAAATTTCAGC
It encodes the following:
- a CDS encoding OmpA family protein, translating into MNHTKKIQITLLVSLLGVVFCFAQKKKSQGDVFFFQYEYQKAVNAYEEDLSEGVLTKQQFLNLADAYFETNNYDKASEAYMKIYDQDTLMDTHHYNKMLQSLSKSPNVEGKEDFLTNISSSFPKELMENMEFNNQLLQNGAEANQLEYEIFNLEGNSPQTDFAPSFYNDKLLFSSGRQVNKKLRYEPGNEGYFNIYESEIQPTGQITALQSFQELKETDYHEATPLYSSGLNSVFYVLSNTQDGELAFDENGKNALAIAKQTIGGSYQLLLKDLSTSFYYPFYDDANGKLYFSADFEEGYGGTDIYFVYTNNGQVMSAPINLGPRINSSGNEVAPFIFENSFYFASDVFYGLGGMDIYKSNIEGEGFGIPINLGTPINTEFDDFGMIIRNDGDGLLGYFTSNREGGKGKDDIYGFKVDEKPGLKTITFKGTVVNASNANEVVSNAAVSLWDMNGEMLAETSSDEEGQYRLEIPYETELILDASKERYSRYIKKFNQDELEALQNNTFDVPISFYNDMVEEREGQKVVKMDDFYFSTSSTQLTDDIKNELNTVVDFVKAFPQAQLRIETYTDSRGGSSTNFRLTQMRSDAIKKYLVESGVPASNILYSVGYGEDKILNNCTNGVFCLETLHKKNQRSLIVVLNDNVLFD
- a CDS encoding NRAMP family divalent metal transporter; translation: MKALLKALGPGLLFASMAIGTSHLVLSTKAGAQYGWVMVIPILLANLLKYPFFEFGVRYTTVTEKSLIEGYTNLGKTYLYIYAFVTLISTFTILAALYVVTAGLFMNLFGVTSVGAGTISFCLFVFISLLLIIGKYQFLERSLKAVISILFIALLITTLMVLQKGPVPNAESYQRPEIFNEVGILFLIGLVGWMPTAVEASGWVSLWGMENLKTMKNKPTLKLALQEFNVGYILTAVLALFFMIIGWMTLYGTGTKLSGNAVVFADQLVNLFTTHIGSWAYFFIAVAAFATMFSTCMTAHDAISRVSLDVLQKLYPKKNIYDQKHAFALMVIVMAWINWIVISLFSANMGKLVALATFVSFVFAPLLGWMNLKTVTGKDVPDEHKPKMGLKVLTYCGMVFLSLFALYYCWMLLL
- a CDS encoding GMC oxidoreductase translates to MQIIENSTVYDAIIVGSGAGGGMSAKVLSEAGLKVAVVEAGPFFDPAMPEHQTQLKWPYESPRRGKSTRFRPFGDFDAAYGGWDIEGEPYTQKDGTQFEWFRSRMLGGRTNHWGRISLRFGPKDFKHKDEDGHGDNWPIGYEDVKPYYDKVDKMIGVFGTNEGLPNDPDGFFLPPPKPRLHELFYIKGARKSNIPVYPSRMSMLTKKINNDRGVCFYCGQCNRACQVYADFSAGTCLIFPAQKNGGQIDLFVNCMVREVNTDEEGRATGVSYINKEDRKEYKLKGKVVVLGASACSSARILLNSKSKQHPNGLGNSSDVVGRYLHDSTGADRAAFIPDLMNRKVSYNEDGVGGMHVYSPWWGDNSKLDFPRGYHIEVWGGMGMPSYGFGFNVNEFNKFFGTKVGGYGDVLRSDAKKYYGAVVGMAGRGESIARKENYCEIDPTTVDEFGIPVLRFNYKWSQYEINQAKHMQDTFEEILTNMGGEFMGEKPGKDINYGLHNPGNIIHEVGTTRMGDDPKTSVTNKFQQLHDVDNVFIVDAGPFTSQADKNCTWTILALSMRASEYIVEQLKQQNI
- a CDS encoding prolyl oligopeptidase family serine peptidase: MGRFFTPFVLFLITLNTLFAQKGNISTLKIKDIMQGDDFVGHRPSTPYWSTDGKTLYFDWNPNNAMSDSLYAYSIDHKNIEKLGFLEANALPSSRLTYNQAKTEAVYSKNGDIFLLDLSTYQSKTITKTQERESNPHFTDDGKSIAFVRDGELYTWNIDSGLIEQKTHFVKSKDGEPNRDSKDEWLYQDQLDIFDVLQERKAKKDTGEQISKKLESLEPLEIETGGKQVISLEMDPSGSYVTYILMDRPDSKGTIVPHFVTESGYTEDQNTRSKVGDEPTQYEMFVYDVENRKNYPVVLDNLEGLDYVPEYTKDYPDKTYENEDRIGYINGPAWNTDGSKAILDIQANDYKDRWIVLLDPKSGTVEPLDRQHDEAWIGGPGIGRYRGGDLGWMPDDKKIWFMSEKTGYSHLYTMDINNKKSKALTSGAFEIYDAFLSKDKNSWYFTSNKTHPGDRQFYSMPLKGGKWEQLTNMVGRNDVVLSPNEEKMAILYSYSNKPTELFIKDNPVETNGNPQAEQITNSNTDDFNAYDWKDPEIITFNASDGAEVHARLYQPEASVKNKAAVIFVHGAGYLQNAHKWWSSYFREYMFHNLLVDNGYTVLDIDYRGSAGYGRDWRTGIYRHMGGKDLSDQVDGAKMLMDEYGIDTDKIGIYGGSYGGFITLMGMFNAPDTFSAGGAIRSVGDWAAYNHGYTARILNTPATDSLAYKRSSPIYFADGLKGDLLILHGMVDDNVHFQDMVRLSQRLIELGKENWEMAVYPVERHGFVEPSSWTDEYTRIFKLFQKSLLGKE
- a CDS encoding type IX secretion system membrane protein PorP/SprF, whose translation is MPDKTGFSTNRIVLVVLFMAVGFAYAQKEPQYTQYMYNIGSFNPGYVGTVESPEIIGLYRAQWVDIPGAPTTIRGGANIPFNNEKMGLGINIVNDVLGPSTQTYFDVAYSYQIQLSEDTKLSFGLNAGGSSLNIDYSKGTFEDPSDGSILGGNYSNFYPTVGAGLFMYHKEDWYLGVSVPNFLTNALYNDEVATIVEDNMQFNAIGGYVFELGEQTKFKPAFLVNYLQGSPVTVNLSANFQFIDALTIGASYRFDNAVSGLAGFQISNGMFIGYSYDYNTNGLGEYSGGSHEAILKFYIGRGGFDFGNNKSKNKKQNNKGKQIDSPRFF